From Streptomyces sp. 6-11-2, one genomic window encodes:
- a CDS encoding NUDIX hydrolase produces MSLHDDAVLVLREYGDQEDLRPLYLEHLRTRPDGMWKACADGHITASALVIDPERGRVLLTLHRKLRMWLQMGGHCEPEDVTLADAALREATEESGIEGLALLPGGPVRLDRHHTPCAWHLDVQYAALAPSGAVAAISDESLDLRWFAYDDVPDVADKSVVRLLEATRARL; encoded by the coding sequence GTGAGCCTCCATGACGACGCGGTCCTCGTCCTGCGGGAGTACGGGGACCAGGAGGATCTGCGCCCGCTCTACCTGGAGCACCTGCGGACGCGTCCGGACGGCATGTGGAAGGCCTGCGCGGACGGGCACATCACGGCGAGCGCCCTGGTGATCGACCCGGAGCGCGGTCGGGTGCTGCTGACCCTCCACAGGAAGCTGCGCATGTGGCTCCAGATGGGCGGCCACTGCGAGCCGGAGGACGTCACGCTGGCGGACGCCGCGCTGCGCGAGGCGACCGAGGAGTCGGGCATCGAGGGGCTGGCCCTGCTGCCCGGCGGCCCCGTACGCCTCGACCGCCACCACACGCCATGCGCCTGGCATCTCGACGTCCAGTACGCCGCGCTCGCGCCCAGCGGGGCGGTGGCGGCCATCAGCGACGAATCCCTGGACCTGCGCTGGTTCGCCTACGACGACGTACCGGATGTGGCGGACAAGTCGGTCGTCCGCCTGCTGGAGGCGACGCGCGCCAGGCTCTGA
- a CDS encoding AIM24 family protein, which translates to MQSPLFAFNDAQTQERWSLQNKQMLRVTLEGHDDILARKGTMVAYQGMIEFDAEYQTGSQARTRAYNGEGLDLMRCHGQGTVYLANLAQYVHIMDVEQDGLTVDSSYVLAMDSSLYHEAVAVDSMYGISGSGKYQLNITGHGRVALMTSGAPLLMQVTPDKYVNCDADAIVAWSTGLRVQMQAQTHSSGVWRRRGNTGEGWELSFMGSGYALVQPSELLPPQNAVIGQGLAAQFGMGQQGARGHNQGNVWG; encoded by the coding sequence ATGCAGAGCCCGCTTTTCGCCTTCAACGACGCCCAGACGCAGGAGCGCTGGAGCCTGCAGAACAAGCAGATGCTGCGCGTCACCCTGGAGGGCCACGACGACATCCTCGCCCGCAAGGGCACGATGGTCGCCTACCAGGGCATGATCGAGTTCGACGCCGAGTACCAGACCGGCAGCCAGGCACGCACGCGCGCGTACAACGGCGAGGGCCTGGACCTGATGCGCTGCCACGGACAGGGCACGGTCTACCTCGCCAACCTCGCCCAGTACGTGCACATCATGGACGTCGAACAGGACGGCCTGACCGTCGACAGCAGCTATGTGCTGGCGATGGACTCCTCGCTGTACCACGAGGCCGTGGCCGTCGACAGCATGTACGGCATCTCCGGCTCGGGGAAGTACCAGCTGAACATCACAGGCCACGGCAGGGTCGCCCTGATGACCTCCGGCGCGCCGCTGCTGATGCAGGTGACGCCGGACAAGTACGTCAACTGCGACGCCGACGCGATCGTCGCCTGGTCCACCGGACTGCGCGTACAGATGCAGGCCCAGACGCACTCCTCCGGCGTGTGGCGGCGCCGCGGCAACACCGGCGAGGGCTGGGAGCTCAGCTTCATGGGCAGCGGCTACGCGCTCGTCCAGCCCAGCGAGCTGCTGCCGCCGCAGAACGCGGTGATCGGGCAGGGCCTCGCCGCACAGTTCGGCATGGGGCAGCAGGGGGCGCGGGGACACAACCAGGGGAACGTCTGGGGCTGA
- a CDS encoding AIM24 family protein, producing the protein MNQPLAGYAPAPVTARMENHGSHMLKVAMQTGNDLFARVGSMVAYEGFIQYEPSPSAVRQIARDWVTGEGAPLMKCTGDGLLYLADYGANVVVINLGGDAISVNATNLLAFDAGLTWGVERVKGLAKFAGQGLWNTRISGQGWVALTSRGEPIVVDCGEGENETYVDPDALVAWSPNLKVKGKRSFRAQSLIGRGSGEAYQMAFSGQGIVVVQPSEDSTDRLRMRG; encoded by the coding sequence ATGAACCAGCCGCTCGCGGGTTACGCCCCCGCACCCGTCACCGCCCGCATGGAGAACCACGGCAGCCACATGCTGAAGGTCGCCATGCAGACCGGGAACGACCTCTTCGCGCGCGTGGGGTCGATGGTCGCCTACGAAGGCTTCATCCAGTACGAGCCCAGCCCGTCGGCCGTGCGCCAGATCGCGCGCGACTGGGTCACCGGCGAGGGCGCCCCGCTGATGAAGTGCACCGGCGACGGACTGCTCTACCTCGCCGACTACGGAGCCAACGTCGTCGTCATCAACCTCGGCGGTGACGCGATCTCCGTCAACGCCACCAACCTGCTGGCCTTCGACGCCGGCCTGACCTGGGGCGTCGAGCGGGTCAAGGGGTTGGCGAAGTTCGCCGGGCAGGGCCTGTGGAACACCAGGATCTCCGGACAGGGCTGGGTGGCGCTGACCTCCCGCGGCGAGCCGATCGTCGTCGACTGCGGCGAGGGCGAGAACGAGACCTACGTCGACCCGGACGCGCTCGTCGCCTGGTCGCCGAACCTGAAGGTCAAGGGCAAGCGCAGTTTCAGGGCGCAGTCCCTGATCGGCCGGGGCAGCGGAGAGGCCTACCAGATGGCCTTCTCCGGTCAGGGCATCGTCGTCGTACAGCCCAGCGAGGACAGTACCGACCGCCTGCGGATGCGCGGCTGA
- a CDS encoding TerD family protein, whose product MPREFQRGHKARISDLTAGTDLYVGVQISAPGLTVDISCFGLDADERLSDDRYFVFFNQPKSPEEAIQLLGAQAGDTESFRVTLEKIPSHIRKLSFTAAVDGAGQMSQIDSGYLRIVAGGEEVARYAFDGSEFSTERAVMLGDFYLKDVWRFAAVGQGFDGGLEALLKNFGGEVLEEEEDPAAGQDAQPGAAPGFAPPAQATAPPEFAVPSGPAAPAPAAPAPAAPAPLPAAPAPPPAAHGFTPPPGATPPPPPPAPGPAPSVHAAPTIIAPLTPPGGPVPPPAPAPAPYGQPPYGQAHGRTPPPPPAQYQAPPPPPGYGHQPPFGQVPGQSAPYAAPQAAPQAAGVSAALNLYKEAPTGRRWTLQNSKLIRADLGTEGGRPVLARQGSMVLYQGKVDFTYKGAGFAGRITGNVTGQEMQLMRCTGQGQVFFAENSTHLHPVELQGDAICVSAENVLAFDESLEYEVRRVEGHGIPGGALFTMQFQGTGTIVVKTHGTPVVLPVTPTTFVDSNAVVAWSAAAQAIVSSQVRMRRNAYPGDTGEGVNLQFRAAPGNFVVVQPYEV is encoded by the coding sequence ATGCCCAGGGAATTCCAGCGCGGCCACAAGGCCAGGATCAGTGACCTGACCGCGGGGACGGATCTGTACGTTGGCGTGCAGATCTCGGCACCCGGACTGACCGTCGACATCAGCTGCTTCGGGCTGGACGCCGACGAACGCCTCTCGGACGACCGGTACTTCGTCTTCTTCAACCAGCCGAAGTCCCCCGAGGAGGCCATCCAGCTGCTGGGTGCTCAGGCAGGCGACACGGAGTCCTTCCGGGTCACGCTGGAGAAGATTCCGTCGCACATCCGGAAGCTGTCGTTCACGGCCGCCGTCGACGGTGCCGGGCAGATGTCGCAGATCGACTCCGGGTACCTGCGCATCGTGGCGGGCGGGGAGGAGGTGGCCCGGTACGCGTTCGACGGCTCGGAGTTCTCCACCGAACGGGCCGTGATGCTGGGCGACTTCTACCTCAAGGACGTGTGGCGGTTCGCGGCTGTCGGCCAGGGCTTCGACGGGGGCCTCGAGGCGCTGCTGAAGAACTTCGGCGGCGAGGTCCTGGAAGAGGAGGAGGACCCCGCCGCGGGCCAAGACGCGCAGCCCGGTGCCGCTCCGGGCTTCGCCCCGCCGGCCCAGGCCACCGCGCCCCCGGAATTCGCCGTTCCCTCCGGGCCGGCCGCACCGGCCCCTGCCGCTCCCGCGCCCGCCGCCCCCGCTCCACTCCCGGCCGCCCCCGCGCCGCCACCCGCCGCGCACGGCTTCACACCGCCCCCGGGAGCCACCCCGCCGCCCCCGCCCCCGGCGCCGGGCCCCGCGCCCTCGGTGCACGCGGCGCCGACCATCATCGCCCCCCTGACTCCGCCCGGCGGCCCGGTCCCGCCGCCCGCCCCGGCGCCCGCGCCCTACGGGCAGCCGCCGTACGGCCAGGCGCACGGTCGGACCCCGCCCCCGCCGCCCGCCCAGTACCAGGCGCCGCCCCCGCCTCCCGGCTACGGTCACCAGCCGCCGTTCGGCCAGGTCCCCGGCCAGTCCGCGCCGTACGCGGCGCCGCAGGCCGCTCCCCAGGCCGCCGGGGTGTCCGCCGCGCTGAACCTGTACAAGGAGGCGCCCACCGGCCGGCGCTGGACCCTGCAGAACAGCAAGCTGATCCGCGCCGACCTCGGGACGGAGGGGGGCCGACCCGTGCTGGCCCGGCAGGGCAGCATGGTGCTCTACCAGGGCAAGGTCGACTTCACCTACAAGGGCGCCGGCTTCGCGGGCCGGATCACGGGCAACGTCACGGGCCAGGAGATGCAGCTGATGCGCTGCACCGGCCAGGGCCAGGTGTTCTTCGCCGAGAACTCCACCCACCTGCATCCCGTCGAGCTCCAGGGTGACGCGATCTGCGTCTCCGCCGAGAACGTGCTCGCCTTCGACGAGAGCCTGGAGTACGAGGTCCGCCGCGTCGAGGGACACGGCATCCCCGGCGGCGCCCTGTTCACGATGCAGTTCCAGGGCACCGGCACGATCGTCGTCAAGACGCACGGCACACCGGTCGTCCTGCCCGTGACGCCGACGACGTTCGTCGACTCCAACGCCGTGGTCGCCTGGTCGGCCGCGGCCCAGGCGATCGTCTCCAGCCAGGTGCGGATGCGCCGCAACGCCTACCCGGGCGACACCGGAGAGGGCGTCAACCTCCAGTTCCGCGCCGCCCCCGGCAACTTCGTCGTCGTCCAGCCCTACGAGGTCTGA
- a CDS encoding M48 family metallopeptidase: protein MSADPLNRAGTPQRGKTSRPPEGAAASEIEVRRSARRRRTVSAYREGGRTVVLIPARMSEAEERRWVTVMLDKLAAQESRRTLGDTELAERAERLSAQYFDGRARPASVRWVTNQNTRWGSCTPAEGSIRLSHRLQGMPEYVVDYVLLHELAHLLVPGHGPDFWRLLEAYPRTERARGYLEGVAAAARLPHPPGTRDE, encoded by the coding sequence GTGTCCGCCGACCCACTGAACCGTGCCGGAACGCCACAGCGAGGCAAGACGAGCCGGCCCCCGGAGGGCGCGGCGGCGAGCGAGATCGAGGTCCGCAGGAGCGCCCGGCGCCGCCGGACGGTCTCCGCGTACCGCGAGGGCGGTCGCACCGTCGTGCTCATCCCCGCCCGCATGTCCGAGGCGGAGGAGCGGCGCTGGGTGACCGTCATGCTCGACAAGCTGGCCGCCCAGGAGAGCCGGCGGACGCTCGGCGACACGGAGCTGGCCGAACGCGCCGAGCGGCTGTCCGCCCAGTACTTCGACGGCCGTGCCCGGCCCGCCTCGGTCCGCTGGGTCACCAACCAGAACACGCGCTGGGGCTCGTGCACCCCGGCGGAGGGCAGCATCCGTCTCTCCCACCGTCTTCAGGGGATGCCCGAGTACGTCGTCGACTACGTACTGCTCCACGAGCTGGCCCATCTGCTCGTCCCCGGACACGGCCCCGACTTCTGGCGGCTGCTGGAGGCGTACCCGCGCACCGAGCGGGCCCGGGGCTACCTGGAGGGGGTGGCCGCGGCCGCGCGGCTGCCGCATCCGCCGGGAACGCGCGACGAGTGA
- a CDS encoding TOMM precursor leader peptide-binding protein, which translates to MHPMVKPALRRGWRDLGTVQFGMTPAHAMTLGPLDTATGSFLDLLNGTRGLPLLREEARRMDLPDGHADRLVERLARAGLLDDARGGGAAADTLRERKEAMDRLGPDLASLSLITREPGEAMERLAARREARVQVKGAGRVGAVLAALLSGAGVGEVDVRDGGCVEPGDVAPGGLSAEAVGERRDTAARRAARAAAPDRPARRTPRTRPEREERGFTLVVLAPRDDIAVHAPDPSAAAALIESGTPHLYAGVVEGTGVVGPLVLPGGTGCAGCLHRDRTDRDGTWPRLVAQWRSGGPRHVRPCDLSLAATVAALSAAHALAFLDGESPSSTGARWEVSLPGLNWRARPVWPHPSCPCGAAGKTERERASKNGEPRATMAEQRPSSTPCRRADAARLAGTWRAHV; encoded by the coding sequence ATGCATCCGATGGTGAAACCCGCGCTCCGGCGCGGCTGGCGTGATCTCGGCACCGTGCAGTTCGGGATGACTCCCGCGCACGCGATGACACTGGGCCCGCTGGACACCGCGACGGGCAGTTTTCTGGACCTGCTCAACGGCACGCGCGGACTGCCGCTGCTGCGGGAGGAGGCGCGCCGCATGGATCTGCCCGACGGCCATGCCGACCGTCTGGTGGAGCGGCTGGCCCGGGCCGGGCTCCTGGACGACGCCCGGGGCGGCGGCGCGGCCGCCGACACGCTGCGGGAGCGGAAGGAGGCCATGGACCGGCTGGGGCCCGATCTCGCCTCCCTCTCCCTGATCACCCGCGAACCGGGCGAGGCGATGGAACGCCTCGCCGCCCGACGTGAGGCGCGCGTGCAGGTCAAAGGCGCGGGCCGGGTGGGCGCCGTCCTGGCCGCACTGCTGTCCGGGGCGGGGGTCGGCGAGGTCGACGTGCGGGACGGCGGCTGTGTGGAGCCGGGGGACGTCGCCCCGGGCGGGCTGTCCGCCGAGGCCGTCGGCGAACGCCGGGACACCGCGGCGCGGCGGGCCGCGCGAGCGGCGGCCCCGGACCGTCCGGCCCGCCGCACCCCCCGGACGCGGCCCGAGCGGGAGGAGCGGGGATTCACCCTGGTGGTCCTCGCCCCGCGGGACGACATCGCCGTGCACGCGCCCGACCCGTCCGCGGCCGCCGCCCTGATCGAGTCCGGCACCCCTCATCTGTACGCCGGGGTGGTGGAGGGCACGGGCGTCGTGGGCCCGCTCGTCCTGCCCGGCGGGACAGGCTGCGCCGGCTGCCTGCACCGGGACCGCACGGACCGGGACGGGACGTGGCCGCGTCTGGTGGCGCAGTGGCGCTCGGGCGGACCACGTCACGTTCGTCCGTGTGATCTGTCTCTCGCCGCGACCGTGGCCGCCCTGTCGGCCGCGCACGCACTCGCCTTCCTGGACGGGGAGTCGCCCTCCAGCACGGGCGCCCGCTGGGAGGTTTCACTGCCCGGCCTGAACTGGCGCGCGCGACCGGTGTGGCCGCATCCGTCCTGTCCGTGCGGCGCGGCCGGGAAAACCGAGAGGGAGCGGGCCTCAAAGAACGGGGAGCCACGCGCGACAATGGCTGAGCAACGGCCGTCATCGACGCCCTGCCGTCGGGCAGACGCGGCGCGGCTTGCTGGGACTTGGAGGGCGCATGTCTGA
- a CDS encoding AarF/ABC1/UbiB kinase family protein: MSDLPRKAVTRTAKLAALPLGFAGRATWGLGKRIVGESADLVGRELQQRTADQLFKVLGELKGGAMKFGQALSVFESALPEEVAGPYRVALTKLQEAAPPMPTRTVHSVLEERLGAHWRELFEEFEDKPSAAASIGQVHRAVWHDGREVAVKVQYPGAGEALVSDLTQLSRFARLLGPLVPGVDIKPLIAELKDRVSEELDYGLEAQAQQAHAEEFADDPDVVVPAVVHQREQVLVTEWMDGVPLSEVIADGTPAQRDRAGQLLARFLFSGPARTGLLHADPHPGNFRLLPGGPDGEDDWRLGVLDFGTVDRLPGGLPTPIGSALRMALDGEAEAVYEMLSAEGFVKESIELDPDAVLGYLLPIIQPAQVEEFTFTRGWMRSQAARIADPRSPAYQLGKQLNLPPSYLLIHRVTLSTIGVLCQLGATVRLREELEEWLPGFAARPEGEEPDDEQSAVEA; encoded by the coding sequence ATGTCTGATCTTCCCCGGAAGGCGGTCACCCGGACCGCCAAGCTCGCCGCGCTCCCGCTCGGTTTCGCCGGGAGAGCGACCTGGGGACTCGGCAAACGGATCGTGGGCGAGTCAGCCGATCTCGTCGGCCGTGAGCTGCAGCAACGCACGGCCGACCAGTTGTTCAAGGTGCTCGGCGAGCTCAAGGGCGGGGCGATGAAGTTCGGGCAGGCGCTGTCCGTCTTCGAGTCGGCGCTCCCCGAGGAGGTCGCCGGCCCCTACCGGGTCGCGCTGACCAAGCTCCAGGAGGCGGCGCCCCCGATGCCGACGCGCACGGTGCACTCCGTACTGGAGGAGCGGCTCGGCGCGCACTGGCGCGAGCTGTTCGAGGAGTTCGAGGACAAGCCGTCCGCGGCAGCCTCGATCGGGCAGGTGCACCGGGCGGTGTGGCACGACGGCCGCGAGGTCGCGGTCAAGGTGCAGTACCCCGGCGCCGGTGAGGCCCTCGTATCCGACCTGACCCAGTTGAGCCGGTTCGCCCGCCTGCTGGGGCCGCTGGTCCCCGGCGTGGACATCAAGCCCCTGATCGCCGAGCTCAAGGACCGCGTCTCCGAGGAGCTGGACTACGGACTGGAGGCGCAGGCCCAGCAGGCGCACGCCGAGGAGTTCGCCGACGACCCGGACGTCGTCGTCCCGGCGGTCGTCCACCAGCGCGAGCAGGTCCTGGTCACCGAGTGGATGGACGGCGTTCCGCTGTCCGAGGTGATCGCGGACGGCACCCCGGCCCAGCGTGACCGGGCCGGCCAGCTGCTGGCCCGTTTCTTGTTCTCCGGCCCGGCCCGCACCGGCCTGCTGCACGCCGACCCGCACCCCGGCAACTTCCGTCTTCTGCCCGGCGGACCGGACGGCGAGGACGACTGGCGCCTGGGCGTCCTGGACTTCGGCACCGTCGACCGCCTTCCGGGCGGCCTGCCGACGCCCATCGGCTCAGCCCTGCGCATGGCGCTCGACGGGGAGGCGGAAGCGGTCTACGAGATGCTCTCCGCCGAGGGCTTCGTGAAGGAGTCCATCGAGCTGGACCCGGACGCCGTCCTCGGCTACCTCCTGCCGATCATCCAACCGGCCCAGGTGGAGGAGTTCACCTTCACCCGCGGCTGGATGCGCAGCCAGGCGGCCCGGATCGCCGATCCCCGCTCCCCCGCCTACCAACTGGGCAAGCAGCTCAATCTGCCCCCGTCGTACCTGCTCATCCACCGGGTCACGCTCAGTACCATCGGCGTGCTGTGCCAGCTGGGGGCCACGGTGCGGCTGCGGGAGGAGCTGGAGGAGTGGCTGCCGGGTTTCGCCGCCCGTCCGGAGGGCGAGGAGCCGGACGACGAGCAGTCGGCCGTCGAGGCGTGA
- a CDS encoding WhiB family transcriptional regulator — protein sequence MQLEAHVPSVPPSDTIPKPGLTEDPALTPLTALTALDDAIENLGVPVPCRSYDPEVFFAESPADVEYAKSLCRTCPLIEACLAGAKERREPWGVWGGELFVQGVVVARKRPRGRPRKNPVTA from the coding sequence GTGCAACTCGAAGCGCACGTCCCGTCCGTACCGCCTTCCGACACGATCCCCAAGCCTGGTCTCACGGAGGACCCCGCCTTGACCCCGCTCACCGCGCTCACCGCGCTCGACGACGCCATCGAGAACCTCGGCGTGCCCGTCCCGTGCCGCTCCTACGACCCGGAGGTCTTCTTCGCCGAGTCGCCGGCGGACGTGGAGTACGCCAAGTCCCTCTGCCGCACCTGCCCGCTGATCGAGGCCTGCCTCGCCGGCGCCAAGGAGCGGCGCGAGCCCTGGGGTGTCTGGGGCGGCGAGCTGTTCGTCCAAGGTGTCGTCGTGGCCCGGAAGCGGCCGCGTGGCCGCCCGCGCAAGAACCCGGTCACAGCATGA